A window of Daucus carota subsp. sativus chromosome 2, DH1 v3.0, whole genome shotgun sequence genomic DNA:
CAAtctaagaagaagaagagctcTGGAGTcatgttttaagtttttttcGGTAATTTCATCGACACTCTTTCATCAATTCATCATGTGTGTTTCTTTTTcgggtttttaaaatattaattgatgTTTATTTGCTTCGAAATTGATGTGTTTGACTTTTAATCAGAGATCTAGGGTTTTAATATGTTGTATTTTGTCGTGGATGAATTGATTGAATTATACGTTGCGCGAGCTCGTTTTCCTAGGGTTTTGGTTTGTATGTGATTCGTTGATTTATTTGTTGTTGTTTTATTGACGGTTATGATTTTAGGGTTTGAGGTGTGGGGTTTTATGATTAGATTTTTGGTTTGATTGAGTGATGCTCTGTTTGCCTTGGAATTGGAGATGAGATTGAGCTATTTGACATGAAATAGATATTGAGATGAAATTGATTTGCTATTTGACATGTGAATTATTATGACAAGTTGTAGGACCGGAAATGGGGTTACTCAATAGTAGTAATTTCGTTTTATGTATTgggaataaaattgaatttcgCAGAAGAACTGGcatgtttttagtttatttaattgattattactTATCTGACAAACTAAGTCGATACTAGGTTTTGACAGAAGCCTACTATCTTGTGTTTTAGTATAATGGTGAAGGAAATAAAGGGTAGAGTTATAGGTCCGGAGTTGGTATGTGTTACTTCTTCCACCCTAGATGATGATAAATTGTGCAATTCACACGTTCTTCTTATGAAGCTGTGGTACTGCTATGTGCTATGTGACCgtatattaatttgttaatagtTGGAGTGGTTggtaatttttataattcaGACGTCTGTGATGTAGCACCAATAAAGGGGTTATTAGTGGTGGTTGCAACATCAGCACCAAAATATTCACTTAACAGATATGTTATATGGTCAAACATTTAGATATAGATTTGGGATGTAAGATGTGTGTTTGTGGCGTTTCTTAATTTTCAATTAACTAACAAAATGTTTGGTTTGTATGTAAAATTTAGGCGGTATTTGTAGATTGCCAAGAATCTGCTTCTTTCTCAAGATATGACTGGAattttagtatatttttatttattcattttgtGCTTACAGGTTCTCAGACGTCTATTCAAAAGTATTAATCTCCTCTAAGACATGGAGAAGGTGTGCACATGGTCAGATTGCTTCCAGGACCGGGTTTTTCATTCCAGGAACTGCTTGTTTGGTGTTTTCTCAACCTTGGAGgattctttcttgttttcttcgTTAATCGCACATAGTGAACAGACTTTTAATCAGTACGGAAGGCGTGATGCAATTTTCTTTTAAGATAGGTGTTGAAGCTTTAGCTCATATATACAAGTAAGTTGATTATACTTTGATTTAAAGATTGGGATATACCATTTCATTATGTCTTGTTGACTTTCTTTTTCCTATAAATGTTTTGGATGCTAGTGCTCTGCCGATAAGCATTGATTTTCCTTCAGAAATTGCGTTCTGGGGTACGTCTCTTATTTTACATGGTAATTTTGCCTTCATATGTCAGTCTGTTGAAATATAGAAGATAGTGCTAACTTCTGTgcgatttttctttttttctttttgattacAGGGCTGAAGTTtgcaattacatgaaaaatattgagcaCGTCGTCAATTATTAGAAGAACTTGATCCATTGTGTCTGTTAAGAAATAACTTATCCTTCTCCTCATGTTTAGATCTACAATTTTGTTGACGGAAGATCTGGGATCAGATTGAGTATTTAATAGGGAAGTTTGCTGTTGTTAAACCCGTGACAGCTGGTTCTATTAGGAGTTCCATCTTCTGTTTCGTATTATGTTCGGCTTTTTCTTGACTGGTGTCGGAATGATCTGTGGTTCAAGACTCTTCGCTTCTTTTGCCTGATACTTCGCGGAAACCAGTAGTAGCTATATTTGGAGAATAAAGTTGTGATACCTGTCTATCTACTGCCTCTAGTTTTGTGGTCATGCCTGGACGCGGGAGAAAATTAATAGTGCATTCAGATGTATAAATCTGGCTGTTAATTGTTAAGTTTACATTTCAGAATTCGGCAACTTAGTAGAGATACACCATAAGTTTTGTCTATCTCCTCATTCTTTCCATTTAAATAAGAGGTTAATAGCAGCTGAAGTGACACAAATGGAAAGGTAAGCCAtgtctttttattttatatttggcaGTATCTACACTTGTTTTAGATACTTACATCAATCTCTTATTTTAGGTATAATATAATTAAGGAGGTTGGCAATGGAACATTTGGAAGTGTTTGGCAAGCTACGAATAAACAGACTGGTGAAATTGTAAGTATATTTTGTGGACTGGTCGAAGTTTCTATATATGGATTTGGAAGAAAGCCTCATGATGATGCTGCCAGATTATGTACTTCCTTGTTTAACGGCTTATCTTACAGGTTGCGATTAAAAAAATGAAGCGAAAATACTATTCATGGGAAGAATGCATTAATCTGAGAGAAGTGAAGGTAACTAATGTCATTTTTGACTATGTAGAGTCAGGCTCTTTTTCACCCAGTTGAATAAATATAGCTTCTTTTTTGGCAGTCCCTTCGGAAAATGAGCCATTCTAATATTGTTAAGCTCAAGGAAGTAATTAGAGAAAATGACATCCTTTACTTTGTGTTTGAATACATGGTAAGTGGATTTATTACATCTTGCTTCTTAATATCATCTGTTTGCCCTTTTAAGTTGATAAAAGACATTTTATCTGTTTTAGGAGTGCAATCTCTACCAACTTATGAAGGACAGGCAAAAACTTTTTTCAGAGACTGAAGTTAGAAATTGGTGCTTCCAAGTATTTCAGGGTCTTGCTTACATGCAACAGCGTGGATATTTTCATCGGGACCTCAAGCCAGGTGCCTATTTTACTTCATTGAGTGAACTAGACTGGTACCTGTTATGGACAAATATGCGACAGGCTACGTTTGCCATTTGCAAAcaattatttatgtataataattttgtagCAGGTTAATAGAATACATAAGAAATGAATAGTTTTGCCAAGCTATTGTTCAAGGAGAATTGGACGTGGGTAGGGGAACAGGTCAAATGTATGGAAATTAAAGGAGACAGGCTGAAAGGGATAATAACTAACAAGGTGCAAAAAAATGGAACAAAATGGACAACCCTTCAGGGCTTAGTTTCTCACTGGTtctagaatttttattttttactgcCTATCAATTATAGGCAGACCAAAGCTAAATGATGTTTAGCTTATTTCTTCAATGATttgtttctctctctcttttttttttttttaatgattaccTAAATACTATCATGTTATTGAAGTCTACATTTTCTTACTTTCTTAAATTGCAGAAAACTTGCTAGTTTCAAAAGACTTGATAAAAATTGCTGATTTTGGTCTAGCTCGTGAGATCGATTCTTTACCACCATATACAGAGTATGTCTCAACACGCTGGTGAGTACTAACTATTCCTCTCCCTCTTCCTCTTTATTTGGctattctttttctttatttagtACTTAAGGTTTTAATATGATCAGGTATCGGGCGCCTGAAGTTCTGCTTAGTTCTCCAGCATATGGTTCTGCAGTTGGTGAGTTACTGATGAAAATGAAATTATCATTTACTGGGCTGTTGTGAAACATTACACTGAAGCTCTGTTTTGAATTATGTCATGTGGGACAGATATGTGGGCTATGGGTGCAATTATAGCTGAGTTGTTAACTCTGCGCCCTCTTTTTCCAGGTTCAAGGTATATTTATCACTCCTTTACTTTCTTATCACGACACTGTTGTGAAGAACGTATCTATACAAAAcctgttgtgtgtgtgtgtgttgggggggaagggggggggggggggggcagtATATCAGTATCTAGTTATATAGTGACTATAATATTCAGTCAGTTGGCATTAAAATCTATAAGTTCTGCTTACACATTTGTATATGCAGTGAAGCAGATGAAATTCACAAAATATGCAGTGTAATTGGCACCCCAACCGAAATTGAGTGGGCTGAAGGGCTTCAGCTAGCAAGTGCAGTCAACTATCAGTTTCCTAAGGTGATTTAGACTTCTTGCTCCCTGTTATATTTATAGAAATTTTTAGGTCACTTGTAAGAGGGGGAATATAATTGACAATCTCTGATCTCTTATGCTGCTACTTTTTAATTGAAGCTTGCTGGTGTTCCTCTTTCTATACTTGTACCATCTGCAAGCAAGAATGCAATCAGCCTTATTGCAGTAAGTTCTAGTTTTGTTGTATAGTTTCCTCTGTGAGTACCTATTTAATGATATATTTGTTGCCAGAATCATGTTTGCACCACCTTTCAATTatctattttcttttaaaaatcgTAGTCACTCTGTTCCTGGGATCCTTCCAAGAGGCCAACAGCGATGGAGGCTCTTCAGCATCCTTTCTTCCAGGTATACATTGAATCTTTTGCTTGCAGaaatcattattataattttgctTTGTTCCTTCTTTGTTACTTATACGCAACTTATTTTGACAGAGTTGCTATTATGTTCCTCCATCGCTTCGCTGCAAGCCAACTGTCGCAAGGACTCCTCCATCGGGATTGTCTCCTCATTTCactttacaaaagaaaaacctGCAGGTCCCTGATGTATTTGGAGTTGCAACTGGAACTAAAGGTTATATGCAACAGAAACACGCGAGGAGTTACAATGGAAATTTGTCATATTATAAGCCACCAGGTATGTTTATTCCTAAATCAGACCACATGCATGGATGCGTGTGATATGTGAATACTGGATGATTATAGCAATGTCTACTTCGCATTACTCTCAGAGactgaaataatttaatttcccTTTGTCCAACATTCCAGTATTTAACATTTTCCCTCCTATTAGGTGACAATTATGTTACAAGCTATCATGATTTTATGACCGTAAATAGAAATGCTACTCCTAGCAAGGATCTACTTGCAAATACACTAGCAATTtgtgtcgtgtcgtgtacttggAATCCAAACATGAACATGACACGAAATAGGTTTGTGTACCTGAAACTTATACACGAAGATAAACGAAATGACATgaaattatacaaaaattttATGTAAAAGAAGATACAATAtacgaaaataaacaatacGATACACGAAAATAAATGACACAGAAGTACacaaaaattgatgattaattaatttatacatattaattgatattatatttttgatttataaaattctactgtaaatatcaaattatttaatttaaatattgttgttaaaatatattatcatatattataaattattattattattttaattaattaattatgtcgTGTATTCGTGTTGTGTACTCAAAAGGTAACCCAAACACGACACAAAATCACGATCATGTATTTTCGTGtccaacaaaaaattaaacacGTCTTTCActttattactttttttttttgtaaaggtCTTTCACTTTATTACTTGACCCCAACATAAAGATGACTCCTTAACTGTGCCACTTTCTCTTGGAATCTTTTCATAGCTTTCTTTTTACAGTGTAATCATTTCCTTCTATGAGTACTTGGTCCCTAACCTGATTTAATGTTTGCTTCAGCTGTGCAACGGAAGTTGGAGATGGATTATCAGGTACCTTCTTTAAACTATGCATTGAATTAGACTGGGTCTTGGTTTTTACCAGGCCTTCAAAGTGGAATCatagtttttcaaaatttgttgTCTCTCTTTTAACTTTtcttaatatgtatatatattggacTCTCAGGAAGCAAACAAGTATCATAAAACCCTTAAGCACAGTGATGCGAAACAACCGCCAAAATATCAACCACCTATAAGGAATAATGCAAGTAAGTTTCTGTACTTGATTtgcttcttttatttttgtctAGCCTTTTTAGTCTTTTATAGTACAGAGTATCTCGTCATTAAGGATATGCTCTTTCTGCAATATATTCTGTTTTACTGTTGTGAGGGAATGCATCTCCATTTTGTAATGTGAACTAACATACTCTCTGGCTAGTGCTCGGGATGTTGCCCTGAAAAGACTACCTACATTTTGACACTAAAATATGTTCAAACATTATTATTGGCTAAATCcttgtatatattatacttgATTGTATTTCGTGCAGTGAGGTGTACAGACACTTGCATTTGTTTTGTGCCACATACATATACTACCTAAAATAAGATATTATTTTGTTGCAGCAACAGTTCATCCTTGGAAAGCCGGTGAAGTTATTGAGACAGCTCAGAAGCTGTCAAACATGACAATTGGTAATAACAAGCAGTCTCTTGGGCAACTGCTGCCACCACCTATGAAGGCTGGGGGATGGGAACCCCAGTCGGATCCGTTTCTTGGGCGATCTCAGGACTTTAATCACGGACAAGCCTACAGCAGGAGAGTGGCTGGTTGAAGAATAGCTATTTCAAGTTCTAGTGGATGACATGTAAtttcttgtttatatatatatatatatatgtacactaTGGAAACCAGTATCTGTGTGATTGGAACGATGGTACTgtaataatatatgtgtgtgtgataaTGACGACATTGACAAGCTTggaaaaatagtaagttttctGATCTGTTTCCATATCTTTGGGTTCGCTGTTGGTATTGAGTTC
This region includes:
- the LOC108209475 gene encoding cyclin-dependent kinase F-4 isoform X1, with translation MERYNIIKEVGNGTFGSVWQATNKQTGEIVAIKKMKRKYYSWEECINLREVKSLRKMSHSNIVKLKEVIRENDILYFVFEYMECNLYQLMKDRQKLFSETEVRNWCFQVFQGLAYMQQRGYFHRDLKPENLLVSKDLIKIADFGLAREIDSLPPYTEYVSTRWYRAPEVLLSSPAYGSAVDMWAMGAIIAELLTLRPLFPGSSEADEIHKICSVIGTPTEIEWAEGLQLASAVNYQFPKLAGVPLSILVPSASKNAISLIASLCSWDPSKRPTAMEALQHPFFQSCYYVPPSLRCKPTVARTPPSGLSPHFTLQKKNLQVPDVFGVATGTKGYMQQKHARSYNGNLSYYKPPAVQRKLEMDYQEANKYHKTLKHSDAKQPPKYQPPIRNNATTVHPWKAGEVIETAQKLSNMTIGNNKQSLGQLLPPPMKAGGWEPQSDPFLGRSQDFNHGQAYSRRVAG
- the LOC108209475 gene encoding cyclin-dependent kinase F-4 isoform X2, which produces MERYNIIKEVGNGTFGSVWQATNKQTGEIVAIKKMKRKYYSWEECINLREVKSLRKMSHSNIVKLKEVIRENDILYFVFEYMECNLYQLMKDRQKLFSETEVRNWCFQVFQGLAYMQQRGYFHRDLKPENLLVSKDLIKIADFGLAREIDSLPPYTEYVSTRWYRAPEVLLSSPAYGSAVDMWAMGAIIAELLTLRPLFPGSSEADEIHKICSVIGTPTEIEWAEGLQLASAVNYQFPKLAGVPLSILVPSASKNAISLIASLCSWDPSKRPTAMEALQHPFFQSCYYVPPSLRCKPTVARTPPSGLSPHFTLQKKNLQVPDVFGVATGTKGYMQQKHARSYNGNLSYYKPPAVQRKLEMDYQEANKYHKTLKHSDAKQPPKYQPPIRNNAIHPWKAGEVIETAQKLSNMTIGNNKQSLGQLLPPPMKAGGWEPQSDPFLGRSQDFNHGQAYSRRVAG